A stretch of Caldanaerobius polysaccharolyticus DSM 13641 DNA encodes these proteins:
- the gatB gene encoding Asp-tRNA(Asn)/Glu-tRNA(Gln) amidotransferase subunit GatB — protein sequence MEYKTIIGLEVHAELLTKTKIFCGCTTEFGGEPNTHTCPVCLGLPGVLPVLNKKVVEFAIKAGLATNCQISEYSKMDRKNYFYPDLPKAYQISQYDLPLCHNGYVEIEVGGKKKKIGIRRIHIEEDAGKLMHTRDGSLVDYNRAGVPLIEIVSEPDINSPEEAYAYLTKLKSILQYIEVSDCKMEEGSLRCDTNVSLMPVGASEFGTKIELKNLNSFKAVQRALEYEIKRQRDILESGDKVVQETRRWDETRGITTSMRTKEEAHDYRYFPEPDLVPIVVDREWIDRIKAELPELPDQKRERFVREYGIPEYDAEVLTGSKALAKFFEDTVRLHNNPKAVSNWIMSEVLRILNDKGIEIQELNLKPEQLAQLLNLIENGTISGSIGKKVFEDVIETGKDPEVIVKEKGLVQVSDEGQIREIVKQVLEQNQKSVKDYKSGKEKAFGFLVGQIMRATKGKANPQVANKILKEELDKIE from the coding sequence ATGGAGTACAAGACCATTATAGGGCTGGAGGTTCACGCGGAACTTCTCACAAAAACCAAGATCTTTTGCGGCTGTACCACTGAATTTGGAGGAGAGCCCAATACCCACACCTGTCCTGTATGCCTTGGGCTTCCCGGCGTGTTGCCTGTCCTCAATAAAAAAGTTGTGGAATTCGCAATAAAGGCAGGGCTGGCTACCAACTGCCAGATATCAGAGTACAGCAAGATGGACAGGAAAAACTACTTTTACCCTGACCTCCCCAAAGCCTATCAGATATCCCAGTACGACCTGCCTTTGTGCCACAACGGTTACGTGGAAATAGAGGTAGGCGGCAAAAAGAAGAAGATCGGCATAAGGAGGATACACATAGAAGAGGATGCGGGGAAGCTGATGCATACCAGGGACGGATCGTTGGTGGATTACAACAGGGCCGGGGTTCCGCTGATAGAGATCGTGTCAGAGCCCGATATAAATTCTCCTGAAGAAGCCTATGCGTACCTCACCAAGCTTAAAAGCATACTCCAGTACATAGAGGTATCTGACTGTAAGATGGAAGAAGGCTCTTTAAGGTGCGATACCAATGTGTCGTTGATGCCTGTAGGAGCCAGTGAATTTGGCACCAAGATCGAGCTTAAAAACCTCAACTCCTTCAAAGCGGTACAAAGGGCGCTGGAGTACGAGATAAAGAGGCAAAGGGATATACTGGAGTCAGGGGACAAAGTGGTGCAGGAGACCCGCCGCTGGGATGAGACAAGGGGCATCACTACGTCCATGAGGACAAAAGAAGAGGCCCATGACTACAGGTATTTCCCGGAACCTGACCTGGTTCCCATTGTGGTGGATAGGGAGTGGATCGACAGGATAAAAGCCGAGCTGCCGGAGCTTCCGGACCAAAAAAGAGAGCGATTTGTGAGGGAGTACGGCATACCTGAGTACGATGCCGAGGTCCTCACCGGGAGTAAGGCTCTTGCGAAGTTCTTTGAGGATACCGTAAGGCTTCACAACAACCCCAAGGCCGTGAGCAACTGGATTATGAGCGAAGTCCTGAGGATATTAAACGACAAAGGCATAGAAATACAGGAGCTGAATTTAAAGCCTGAACAGCTGGCGCAGCTTTTAAACCTCATAGAAAATGGCACCATAAGCGGAAGCATAGGCAAAAAGGTCTTTGAAGATGTGATCGAGACGGGAAAAGACCCTGAGGTCATAGTCAAAGAAAAAGGGCTGGTGCAGGTAAGCGATGAAGGGCAGATAAGGGAGATAGTAAAGCAGGTCCTGGAGCAAAACCAGAAGTCAGTGAAGGACTATAAGAGCGGAAAGGAAAAGGCCTTTGGATTCCTGGTAGGTCAGATAATGAGGGCCACTAAAGGCAAGGCCAATCCCCAGGTTGCCAATAAGATATTAAAAGAAGAACTGGATAAAATTGAGTAA
- a CDS encoding ABC transporter ATP-binding protein, with protein sequence MSGEKLLTVQNLKKYFNVGKGAVLKAVDNVTFDIYRGETFGLVGESGCGKSTTGRTIIKLYDITDGKVLYRGKDISKFNKAENKEYTKKVQMIFQDPYASLNPRMTVGDIIGEGIDIHHLYRGKERMERIYQLLELVGLNREHANRFPHEFSGGQRQRVGIARALAIEPEFIICDEPISALDVSIQAQVVNLLEDLQDRMGLTYLFIAHDLSMVKHISDRVGVMYLGSLVETAKSDELYENPLHPYTQALLSAIPIPDPEIERRRERIILQGDVPSPINTPPGCKFQNRCSHCIKICREVEPELKEVASGHFVACHLYNK encoded by the coding sequence ATGAGTGGGGAAAAACTGTTAACGGTGCAGAACCTCAAAAAGTACTTCAATGTGGGTAAGGGCGCTGTGTTAAAGGCTGTCGACAACGTGACCTTTGATATATACAGAGGAGAAACCTTCGGGCTGGTAGGCGAGAGCGGCTGCGGCAAGTCCACTACAGGGAGGACGATCATAAAGCTTTACGATATAACCGATGGCAAGGTACTCTATAGGGGAAAAGACATAAGCAAGTTCAATAAAGCCGAAAACAAGGAGTACACGAAAAAGGTTCAGATGATATTCCAGGATCCTTATGCTTCCCTAAATCCCAGGATGACCGTGGGGGATATAATAGGCGAGGGAATCGACATCCACCACCTCTATAGAGGAAAGGAACGCATGGAGAGGATATATCAGCTGCTGGAGCTGGTGGGGTTGAATAGGGAGCACGCCAACAGATTTCCCCACGAGTTCAGCGGAGGTCAGAGGCAGAGGGTAGGTATAGCCCGCGCTTTGGCTATCGAGCCCGAGTTTATAATCTGCGACGAGCCTATATCTGCGCTGGACGTGTCAATACAGGCTCAGGTCGTCAACCTGCTGGAAGACCTTCAGGACAGGATGGGCCTTACGTACCTGTTTATAGCCCACGACCTGAGCATGGTAAAGCACATAAGCGATAGGGTGGGCGTCATGTACCTGGGAAGCCTGGTGGAGACGGCCAAGAGCGATGAGCTCTATGAAAACCCATTGCATCCCTATACCCAGGCGCTGCTTTCAGCCATACCCATTCCCGATCCTGAGATCGAGCGCAGGAGGGAAAGGATTATACTCCAGGGGGATGTGCCCAGCCCCATAAACACGCCGCCAGGTTGCAAGTTTCAAAATCGGTGCAGCCACTGCATAAAGATATGCAGGGAGGTAGAGCCAGAGCTTAAAGAAGTGGCTTCAGGCCATTTTGTCGCATGCCATCTTTACAATAAATAA
- a CDS encoding uroporphyrinogen decarboxylase family protein, with protein MEIKPIREKWKGTMTDRERFNNQMHYRPIDRCFNMEFGYWNENFKEWPLFYQNGITNNQEADIFFNFDKIVVISGNVWMSPPFESKVVGQTDTTKIIMNADGLLAEVPKDDHDTIPHFIKPTIVTPDDWKKCKEQRFRRDDPSRKVDVEALKKAHPPDRDYPLGVHCGSMIGKIRDMLTFEGLIYACYDYPEMVEDMVETACVLVEDFLDQVLPHIDFDFASGWEDICFKNGPIVPVDFFKNVVVPRYKRISEKLHQYGIDIWYTDCDGDVRPLLPYFLEGGINCLFPFEVNSCAHPAELLNEYGKDLRIMGGVDKMVLARGREAIKSYLESLVPLVERGGYIPFCDHRCPPNVKPEDYLYYLDLKEEMFGMK; from the coding sequence GTGGAAATAAAACCTATAAGAGAAAAATGGAAAGGCACCATGACCGACCGTGAGAGATTTAACAACCAGATGCATTACAGGCCCATTGATCGCTGTTTTAACATGGAATTTGGATACTGGAACGAAAATTTTAAAGAATGGCCTCTTTTCTACCAAAACGGCATAACCAACAACCAAGAAGCTGACATCTTTTTTAACTTTGATAAAATCGTTGTCATAAGCGGCAACGTGTGGATGTCGCCGCCTTTTGAGTCTAAGGTGGTAGGCCAAACCGACACCACCAAAATCATCATGAACGCCGATGGGTTGCTGGCAGAAGTACCCAAAGACGACCACGACACCATTCCCCATTTCATAAAGCCCACCATCGTAACCCCTGACGACTGGAAAAAATGCAAGGAGCAGCGGTTTCGCAGAGATGATCCATCAAGGAAAGTAGACGTAGAGGCACTTAAAAAAGCTCATCCCCCTGACAGGGATTATCCCCTGGGCGTCCACTGCGGTTCCATGATAGGCAAGATAAGGGATATGCTCACCTTCGAGGGGCTCATCTACGCCTGTTACGACTACCCTGAAATGGTAGAAGACATGGTGGAAACCGCGTGTGTACTGGTAGAGGATTTTCTGGACCAGGTATTGCCCCACATAGATTTTGATTTTGCCTCCGGCTGGGAGGATATATGCTTTAAAAATGGCCCTATCGTCCCCGTAGACTTTTTCAAAAACGTGGTGGTCCCTCGTTACAAGCGCATAAGTGAAAAACTGCATCAGTACGGCATTGACATATGGTACACCGACTGCGATGGAGACGTAAGGCCGCTTCTCCCCTACTTTCTAGAAGGAGGCATAAACTGCCTGTTCCCCTTCGAGGTAAATTCCTGCGCCCATCCTGCGGAGCTTTTAAACGAATACGGCAAGGACCTCAGGATAATGGGCGGCGTGGACAAAATGGTGCTGGCAAGGGGGAGAGAAGCCATAAAGTCATATCTGGAGTCATTGGTCCCACTGGTGGAAAGGGGCGGCTATATACCCTTCTGCGATCACCGTTGCCCGCCTAACGTCAAACCCGAAGATTACCTCTATTACCTGGATTTAAAAGAAGAGATGTTCGGTATGAAATAA
- the gatC gene encoding Asp-tRNA(Asn)/Glu-tRNA(Gln) amidotransferase subunit GatC — protein MIDRETVLHVARLARLKLSEEEIERMSVELGNILDYINKLSELDIEGVEPTAHILPVKNVFREDVVCKSLDKDKVLMNTQYQEDGCFKVPNIIE, from the coding sequence GTGATCGACAGGGAGACGGTTTTGCACGTGGCCAGGTTGGCCAGGCTCAAGCTTAGTGAAGAGGAGATCGAGAGGATGTCGGTAGAGCTGGGCAACATTCTCGATTACATAAACAAATTAAGCGAGCTGGACATAGAGGGGGTAGAGCCCACAGCTCACATCCTTCCTGTAAAAAATGTGTTCAGGGAGGACGTGGTGTGCAAGTCACTGGATAAAGATAAGGTGCTCATGAACACGCAATACCAGGAGGATGGCTGTTTTAAGGTTCCTAACATAATCGAATGA
- a CDS encoding ABC transporter substrate-binding protein, whose amino-acid sequence MSRKKYLALFVAVVMMLGILLTGCSSGKKQSSTTSSSSEGKSYDELVKKLPTLKYLTDDQTQAKINAQVFQQMWKKNLGVNVEIETVPFKTRLERMNKYDYQIVMAGWAPDYNDPMTFMDLWTSWSANNNSGWTNSEYDNLIKDAQNTNDNAKRMEDFKKAEKLLLDEMPIGPVYYRYISYSVKPDVQGLVRRFVGGDVDFYWTSTKSGTLRYNLGEEPPQMDPQQTQDAVSMNVINAVMEGLMRYDQNGKVMPGIAESYTVSKDGLTYTFKLRDAKWSNGDPVTAQDFEYAWKRALDPKLGAIYAYIMYPIKNAEAYNTKKITDPNQVGVKALDAKTLQVTLERPLPYFPDLTAFATYMPLNQKFYETVKDKYGSEPDKMLYDGPWVIKSWNHQQKMVLEKNPNYWNKDAIKLNKIEFSMVNDRNTELNMFLTGQLDVAQVASEQFDRVKKAGYEIKSFSDGSSWYFQFNTKDPVLKNANIRKALTLAVDRNTFVKDILKNDSKPATGYVPDIMWGNKDTFRKEAGDLLPSSDVKQARELLIKGIKELGLDK is encoded by the coding sequence ATGAGTAGGAAAAAATACCTGGCTCTATTCGTGGCTGTGGTCATGATGTTGGGAATATTGCTTACAGGTTGCTCTTCTGGTAAAAAACAGAGCAGCACCACGAGTAGCAGTTCTGAAGGCAAATCTTATGATGAGCTGGTCAAAAAGCTGCCGACGCTCAAGTACCTTACTGACGATCAAACCCAGGCCAAGATAAATGCACAGGTCTTTCAGCAGATGTGGAAAAAGAACCTGGGCGTTAACGTGGAGATTGAAACCGTGCCGTTTAAGACCAGGCTTGAAAGGATGAACAAATACGATTATCAGATCGTTATGGCCGGTTGGGCACCCGACTACAATGACCCAATGACGTTTATGGACCTCTGGACCAGCTGGTCTGCTAACAACAACTCGGGTTGGACCAATTCCGAATACGACAATCTCATAAAAGATGCTCAGAACACCAACGACAACGCCAAGCGCATGGAGGATTTTAAGAAGGCCGAAAAGCTGCTTTTGGACGAAATGCCCATAGGCCCTGTGTATTACAGGTATATATCCTATTCGGTAAAACCTGACGTTCAAGGCCTTGTGAGGAGGTTTGTGGGCGGAGATGTGGACTTCTACTGGACCAGCACCAAGAGCGGCACTTTAAGGTACAATCTGGGTGAGGAACCCCCTCAGATGGATCCCCAGCAGACCCAGGATGCCGTTTCTATGAACGTCATAAACGCTGTTATGGAAGGGCTTATGAGGTATGATCAGAACGGCAAGGTCATGCCCGGTATTGCCGAGAGCTACACGGTGTCAAAGGACGGCCTTACCTACACCTTTAAGCTCAGGGACGCCAAATGGAGCAATGGCGATCCGGTGACGGCCCAGGACTTTGAGTACGCTTGGAAAAGGGCTTTGGATCCTAAATTGGGCGCTATATACGCTTACATTATGTATCCTATAAAGAACGCAGAGGCGTATAACACCAAGAAGATAACAGATCCCAACCAGGTAGGGGTAAAGGCCCTGGACGCCAAGACGCTGCAGGTCACCCTCGAGAGGCCTTTGCCATACTTCCCGGATTTGACAGCTTTTGCTACGTACATGCCTTTAAACCAGAAGTTCTACGAGACCGTAAAGGACAAATACGGTTCAGAGCCTGACAAGATGTTATACGATGGGCCATGGGTCATAAAATCCTGGAATCACCAGCAGAAAATGGTTCTGGAGAAGAATCCTAACTACTGGAATAAAGACGCGATTAAACTCAACAAGATTGAGTTCTCTATGGTAAATGATAGAAATACCGAACTCAATATGTTCCTCACAGGTCAGCTGGACGTGGCTCAGGTGGCTAGCGAACAGTTTGACCGGGTTAAAAAAGCCGGATACGAGATAAAGAGCTTCTCAGACGGTTCCTCGTGGTATTTCCAGTTTAACACAAAAGATCCTGTGCTGAAGAATGCCAATATAAGGAAGGCATTGACGCTGGCTGTTGACAGAAATACCTTCGTCAAAGACATATTGAAAAATGATTCAAAGCCAGCTACAGGATATGTGCCTGACATAATGTGGGGAAACAAAGACACTTTCAGGAAAGAAGCGGGAGACTTACTACCCAGCAGCGATGTAAAACAGGCGAGGGAACTGCTGATAAAAGGCATCAAGGAATTAGGGCTTGATAAATAA
- the gatA gene encoding Asp-tRNA(Asn)/Glu-tRNA(Gln) amidotransferase subunit GatA produces the protein MELHELTAHEIRDMILKREVSSEEITALMLQRIKAVDDKVQAYITVCEEQALEQARAVDRKIKSGDPVGKLAGIPMGIKDNMCTEGIYTTCGSRMLENFRPPYTATAVDRLLKEDAVMLGKLNMDEFAMGSSTETSYFKKTRNPWDLERVPGGSSGGSAAAVAADEAYFTLGSDTGGSIRQPASLCGVVGLKPTYGLVSRYGLVAFASSLDQIGPLTKDVEDCAMVLDVIAGYDKADSTSIDGKKQDYLSELKKGIKGIKVGIPKEFFAQGVSDGVKERIYEAARVLENLGAVVEETSLPYSGYALAVYYIIASAEASSNLARYDGIRYGYRAEDYEDMVDLFMRTRSEGFGKEVKRRIMLGTYALSSGYYDAYYKRAQKVRTLIKQDFDRAFEAYDVLISPTSPVPAFKIGERMNDPLQMYMSDICTVPVNIAGIPAISVPAGFEGGLPVGLQIMGKPFDEATVLRVAYAYEKNSGIEKKKPALEVK, from the coding sequence ATGGAACTACATGAGTTGACTGCCCACGAGATACGGGATATGATCCTGAAAAGAGAGGTCAGTTCAGAGGAGATCACAGCCCTTATGCTCCAGAGGATAAAGGCCGTTGATGATAAGGTTCAAGCGTATATTACGGTGTGCGAAGAGCAGGCTTTGGAGCAGGCCAGAGCGGTTGACCGGAAGATAAAGAGCGGAGATCCGGTGGGTAAGCTGGCTGGCATTCCCATGGGTATAAAAGATAACATGTGCACCGAGGGCATATACACCACCTGTGGCTCCAGGATGCTAGAGAACTTCAGGCCTCCTTACACCGCCACAGCAGTGGACAGGCTTTTAAAAGAAGATGCCGTGATGCTGGGAAAGCTGAACATGGACGAGTTTGCCATGGGCTCGTCTACCGAGACCTCTTACTTTAAAAAGACCCGCAATCCCTGGGACTTAGAGAGGGTGCCTGGGGGCTCCAGTGGAGGTTCGGCGGCTGCGGTGGCTGCCGATGAGGCTTATTTTACTTTGGGCTCTGATACAGGTGGTTCCATACGCCAGCCTGCATCGCTGTGCGGTGTGGTGGGGTTGAAGCCCACCTATGGACTGGTATCCAGATACGGACTGGTGGCTTTTGCCTCGTCACTGGATCAGATAGGGCCGCTCACCAAGGATGTAGAGGACTGCGCTATGGTGCTGGATGTCATAGCGGGTTACGATAAGGCTGATTCCACGTCCATTGACGGCAAAAAGCAGGATTACCTCTCTGAGTTAAAGAAAGGAATAAAGGGCATAAAAGTAGGTATACCGAAAGAGTTTTTTGCGCAAGGAGTAAGCGATGGAGTAAAAGAGAGGATATACGAGGCGGCAAGAGTGCTGGAAAATCTGGGAGCTGTGGTAGAGGAGACGTCCCTGCCTTATTCGGGGTATGCCCTGGCGGTTTACTACATAATAGCCTCAGCGGAGGCCAGCTCCAACTTAGCCAGGTACGACGGCATAAGGTACGGCTACAGGGCTGAGGATTACGAAGACATGGTTGACCTCTTTATGAGGACCAGGAGCGAGGGATTTGGCAAAGAGGTAAAGAGGAGGATAATGCTGGGCACCTACGCGTTGAGCTCGGGTTATTACGACGCCTATTACAAGCGGGCTCAAAAGGTCAGAACCCTTATAAAGCAGGATTTTGACAGAGCCTTTGAAGCGTACGATGTCCTTATATCCCCTACTTCGCCGGTACCAGCCTTCAAAATCGGCGAGAGGATGAACGATCCCCTTCAGATGTACATGTCCGATATATGCACGGTACCTGTGAACATAGCGGGGATCCCGGCTATTTCCGTACCTGCGGGATTTGAAGGCGGGTTGCCTGTGGGGCTTCAGATCATGGGTAAGCCCTTTGACGAAGCAACTGTTTTGAGAGTCGCATACGCCTATGAGAAAAACTCGGGCATTGAGAAAAAAAAGCCGGCGCTGGAGGTGAAATAA
- a CDS encoding ABC transporter permease, producing the protein MDIFIYILKRIGYALITLWVILTFTFILMHLLPGKPYIGMKQVPVEIQRNLDAKYGLDKPLIVQYYKYVANILRGDFGMSMLFQNQSVKGIIAQGFPVSASLGIEAMFFAAVLGILLGIIASVRHNSGWDYFSTVIAVIGVSVPNFIIGALLQYFLGVKIRLFPVAGWESFKYTILPSFSLGLSMLATVSRMMRASMLDVLNQDYIKTARSKGLSNAAVVWKHAVRNAILPVVTTFGPIFAMVVTGTFVVENIFGVPGLGKHYVTSINSNDYTLIMGLTIFFAVILIGVNLLVDILYGVIDPRIRIAKGKG; encoded by the coding sequence ATGGATATTTTTATATATATCTTAAAGCGTATAGGCTATGCACTTATAACTCTTTGGGTGATACTTACGTTTACATTTATTCTCATGCATTTGCTTCCGGGCAAGCCCTATATAGGGATGAAGCAGGTGCCCGTTGAGATACAGCGAAACCTGGACGCCAAATACGGTCTGGACAAGCCTCTTATCGTGCAATATTATAAATATGTCGCCAACATCCTGCGAGGGGATTTTGGTATGTCAATGCTTTTCCAGAACCAGAGCGTGAAGGGCATTATCGCGCAAGGCTTTCCCGTGTCTGCCTCATTGGGGATTGAGGCTATGTTTTTTGCAGCCGTGTTGGGAATACTGCTGGGGATAATAGCCTCTGTTAGGCATAACAGCGGATGGGACTATTTTTCCACCGTCATTGCCGTCATAGGCGTATCCGTACCCAACTTTATAATAGGCGCACTTCTTCAGTACTTTTTAGGGGTGAAGATAAGGCTATTTCCCGTTGCCGGATGGGAGAGCTTTAAATACACCATCCTTCCTTCTTTCTCGCTGGGGCTTAGCATGCTGGCGACAGTCTCCAGGATGATGAGGGCCAGTATGCTGGACGTGTTAAATCAGGACTATATAAAGACGGCCAGGTCAAAGGGCTTGTCCAATGCCGCTGTCGTATGGAAGCACGCCGTGAGGAACGCCATACTCCCTGTGGTGACCACATTTGGTCCCATATTTGCCATGGTGGTTACGGGTACCTTCGTAGTGGAGAATATCTTCGGCGTTCCCGGTTTAGGTAAACACTATGTGACCAGCATCAACAGCAACGATTACACCCTTATAATGGGCCTCACCATATTCTTTGCGGTGATACTGATAGGGGTAAATCTGCTGGTGGACATATTGTACGGCGTAATAGATCCCAGGATAAGAATTGCCAAGGGGAAGGGGTGA
- a CDS encoding peptidoglycan-binding domain-containing protein has translation MDRQELGSRLLMEGMVGHDVMQLQLILQSLGYDPGPIDGIFGPRTKNAVMRLQRDYGIRVDGIVGPETLNVIYKLYP, from the coding sequence ATGGACAGGCAGGAATTGGGCTCAAGGCTGTTGATGGAGGGCATGGTAGGTCACGACGTGATGCAGCTTCAATTGATACTGCAGAGTTTGGGCTACGATCCCGGCCCTATTGATGGCATTTTCGGTCCCAGGACTAAAAATGCCGTGATGCGATTACAGCGGGACTACGGCATAAGGGTTGATGGAATAGTGGGACCTGAAACGCTGAACGTGATATATAAATTGTACCCATGA
- a CDS encoding ABC transporter permease, with translation MQLERSKFEPIGYDLKSSEKIVRPSVSFWKDAYRRLKQNKMAVISFYILLIIIIMAAIGPYLRPFTYDEQDYTAIFKPPNAVHWFGTDNLGRDLFVRSWLGARVSLRIGFIAAVLNMVVGVIYGGISGYFGGITDEIMMRIVDVLYSIPTLIIVILLMIIMQPGEFTIILAMALTGWVDMARLVRGQVLQLKEQEYVLAAKTLGAGPWRIITKHLIPNALGPIIVRLTLNIPSAIFTEAFLSYIGLGIRLPQASWGSLATDGTTYLQNAPWLLVFPAVLISLTMLAFNILGDGIRDALDPRMRK, from the coding sequence ATGCAACTGGAACGCAGTAAATTTGAGCCCATAGGATACGACTTGAAGTCCAGCGAGAAGATCGTAAGGCCCAGCGTGTCCTTCTGGAAGGATGCGTACAGAAGGTTAAAGCAGAATAAGATGGCTGTAATAAGCTTTTATATACTGCTAATTATCATAATCATGGCTGCAATCGGCCCTTATTTGAGGCCCTTTACTTACGATGAGCAGGATTACACGGCGATATTCAAGCCACCCAACGCCGTCCACTGGTTTGGCACGGATAACCTGGGAAGAGATCTTTTTGTCAGGTCGTGGCTGGGTGCAAGGGTTTCGCTGCGGATAGGGTTTATAGCAGCGGTGTTAAACATGGTGGTAGGAGTTATATACGGCGGTATTTCAGGTTATTTCGGAGGCATAACCGATGAGATCATGATGAGGATAGTGGACGTGCTTTATTCTATACCCACCCTCATTATAGTGATCCTCCTCATGATCATAATGCAGCCTGGGGAATTTACCATTATATTGGCCATGGCTTTGACCGGCTGGGTGGACATGGCGAGGCTTGTAAGGGGCCAGGTGCTTCAGCTAAAAGAACAGGAGTACGTGCTGGCAGCCAAGACGCTAGGGGCTGGTCCGTGGAGGATCATAACAAAGCACCTCATACCCAACGCGTTAGGACCTATCATCGTGAGGCTAACCCTTAACATCCCATCGGCTATATTTACAGAGGCTTTTTTGAGCTATATAGGACTGGGCATAAGGTTGCCTCAGGCCAGTTGGGGTTCCCTTGCCACAGACGGGACCACTTATTTGCAAAACGCGCCGTGGCTTCTGGTATTCCCGGCGGTTTTGATAAGCCTTACCATGCTGGCATTTAACATATTGGGCGACGGCATAAGGGATGCCCTTGATCCGCGGATGAGGAAGTAG
- a CDS encoding ABC transporter ATP-binding protein, translated as MGNKLLEVKDLEVSFFTYAGEVKAVRGVSFSLDQGEAIAIVGESGCGKSVTVHSIMRLIPSPPGKIKKGSIVFNGRELVGCSEKQMQAIRGSEIGMIFQDPMTSLNPTMTIGQQIAETLVKHQNMSRSQALERAVEMLKLVQIPNPHRRIHQYPHEFSGGMRQRAMIAIALACNPKLLIADEPTTALDVTIQAQIIDLMKELQQKMGTSIILITHDLGIVADIAQRVIVMYAGQVVEYGNLDDIFYRARHPYTWGLLQSVPRLDVKENRRLIPIDGTPPDLLAPPKGCAFADRCKYAMRICKEEQPPVYDLGSGHGCACHLLHPQAPKVQPPQLNGGIAS; from the coding sequence ATGGGGAACAAATTGCTGGAGGTAAAAGATCTGGAGGTTTCGTTTTTCACATATGCCGGAGAGGTAAAAGCGGTAAGAGGCGTTAGCTTCTCGCTGGATCAAGGGGAAGCTATAGCTATCGTAGGCGAGTCCGGCTGCGGCAAAAGCGTAACCGTCCATTCCATTATGAGGCTTATACCATCGCCGCCTGGTAAGATAAAAAAAGGTTCCATCGTATTTAACGGCCGGGAACTGGTAGGTTGTTCTGAAAAGCAGATGCAGGCTATAAGGGGTTCGGAAATAGGAATGATCTTTCAGGACCCCATGACCTCCTTAAACCCTACCATGACCATAGGGCAGCAGATAGCCGAGACGCTTGTAAAGCACCAGAACATGAGCAGGAGTCAGGCGCTGGAGCGGGCTGTGGAGATGTTAAAGCTGGTCCAGATACCTAATCCCCACAGGCGCATTCACCAGTATCCCCATGAGTTCAGCGGTGGCATGAGGCAGAGGGCGATGATCGCTATTGCACTGGCCTGTAATCCCAAGCTTTTAATAGCCGATGAGCCTACTACAGCCCTTGATGTTACCATACAGGCGCAGATCATCGATTTGATGAAGGAATTGCAGCAAAAGATGGGAACATCCATAATACTGATAACCCATGACCTGGGCATAGTGGCCGATATAGCTCAGAGGGTGATCGTCATGTACGCAGGCCAGGTGGTCGAGTACGGCAACCTTGACGATATATTCTACAGGGCAAGGCATCCTTATACATGGGGGCTTCTTCAGTCAGTGCCAAGGCTTGATGTAAAAGAGAATAGGAGGCTTATCCCCATAGATGGTACGCCGCCGGATTTACTGGCGCCCCCTAAGGGTTGTGCCTTTGCGGACAGGTGTAAGTACGCCATGAGGATATGCAAGGAGGAACAGCCGCCGGTGTACGACCTGGGCAGCGGGCACGGATGCGCATGTCATCTCCTGCATCCCCAGGCTCCAAAAGTCCAGCCGCCTCAGTTGAATGGAGGTATAGCGTCATGA